In one window of Posidoniimonas corsicana DNA:
- a CDS encoding efflux RND transporter periplasmic adaptor subunit: protein MKLKPMVLLALAGALGCTAAPSAQREPPPPPEVEVAQPVVMQLVDWDPYIGRLEAVESVEVRANVSGYLIEHYFDEGQTVQQGDPLFLIDPRPYQAQLTEAQAGLNQAQADAAEAQAAVLQSEAQRGQVQARLDLAESRLRRAEPLVPSGAITADDYDIMLSERKRADADLKAADATIESAKARAVAADASVTSAEAAVETAQLNLDYTKITAPISGRISRREATTGNLITGGIPGSTLLTTIVSLDPIHCYFDANERALLKYTRLAQSGQRGSSRDVKNPAYLSLVDEEGFPHKGHMDFVDNRLDENTGTMRGRAIFRNADLLLAPGMFAEVRIPGSGQYEAILIPDAAVGFDQAEQFVFVVGEDNVAERRVVSIGPMSHGLRVVHEGLSKDDAVVVNGVQLVRSGAPVTPSAATVVADSGDGLPTSYQPVPREEWLTVRTPQASGNGTPELGSVGK, encoded by the coding sequence ATGAAACTCAAGCCGATGGTGCTGCTGGCATTGGCCGGCGCCCTTGGCTGCACCGCCGCGCCATCCGCGCAGCGTGAGCCGCCCCCCCCGCCCGAAGTCGAAGTCGCCCAACCGGTCGTGATGCAGCTGGTCGACTGGGACCCGTACATCGGCCGCCTCGAGGCGGTTGAATCGGTCGAGGTGCGGGCCAACGTGAGCGGCTACCTGATCGAGCACTACTTCGACGAAGGGCAGACAGTCCAGCAGGGGGACCCGCTGTTCCTGATCGACCCCCGCCCGTACCAGGCCCAGCTGACCGAGGCGCAGGCCGGCCTCAACCAGGCCCAGGCCGACGCCGCCGAGGCGCAGGCCGCGGTGCTGCAGAGCGAGGCCCAGCGGGGCCAGGTCCAGGCGCGGCTCGACCTGGCCGAGTCGCGGCTGCGGCGCGCCGAGCCGCTGGTGCCGTCCGGCGCCATCACCGCGGACGACTACGACATCATGCTCAGCGAGCGCAAGCGCGCCGACGCCGACCTCAAGGCGGCCGACGCCACAATCGAGTCCGCCAAGGCCCGCGCGGTCGCGGCCGACGCCTCGGTGACCTCGGCCGAGGCCGCTGTCGAGACCGCCCAGCTCAACCTCGACTACACAAAGATCACCGCCCCCATCTCGGGGCGGATCAGTCGACGCGAGGCGACCACCGGCAACCTCATCACCGGCGGCATCCCCGGCTCGACGCTGCTCACCACGATCGTCTCGCTCGACCCGATCCACTGCTACTTCGACGCCAACGAGCGGGCCCTGCTCAAGTACACCCGCCTGGCCCAGAGCGGCCAGCGCGGCAGCTCACGCGACGTGAAGAACCCGGCCTACCTCTCGCTGGTCGACGAGGAGGGCTTCCCCCACAAAGGCCACATGGACTTTGTCGACAACCGCCTGGATGAGAACACCGGCACCATGCGCGGCCGGGCCATCTTCCGCAACGCCGACCTGCTGCTGGCCCCCGGCATGTTCGCCGAGGTCCGCATCCCCGGGAGCGGCCAGTACGAGGCCATCCTGATCCCCGACGCCGCGGTCGGGTTTGACCAGGCGGAGCAGTTCGTCTTCGTGGTGGGCGAGGACAACGTCGCCGAGCGGCGGGTGGTCTCGATCGGCCCGATGTCGCACGGGCTGCGGGTGGTGCACGAGGGGCTGAGCAAGGATGACGCCGTGGTTGTGAACGGCGTGCAGCTCGTCCGCTCCGGCGCGCCCGTCACGCCGTCCGCCGCCACCGTGGTGGCCGACAGCGGCGACGGACTGCCCACCTCCTACCAGCCGGTCCCGCGCGAAGAGTGGCTGACGGTTCGCACTCCTCAAGCCTCGGGC
- the dapF gene encoding diaminopimelate epimerase — MTTPTGCEAKRMRFTKMHGAGNDYVYVNGFSEQLPDELPSLARAVSDRRFGVGGDGLILILPSDTADVRMRMFNADGSEAEMCGNGIRCVVKYAYDHGLAPQPVVRVETLAGVLTAEAALHDGKVDRVRVDMGEPRLSPPQIPTTLGGEQVINTTIDVDGRSVEATCVSMGNPHCVVFVDSATDDLVLGLGPKLEKHAVFPEGVNVEFVEVLSPTEVRQRTWERGSGETWACGTGASAVCVAGVLTGRTERRILNHLIGGDLELEWSAGDGRVRMTGPAVEVFSGEWPS; from the coding sequence ATGACGACCCCCACCGGCTGCGAGGCGAAGCGGATGCGGTTCACCAAGATGCACGGCGCCGGCAACGACTACGTGTACGTCAACGGCTTCTCGGAACAGCTACCGGACGAGCTGCCGAGCCTCGCGCGCGCTGTCTCCGACCGGCGTTTCGGCGTCGGCGGCGACGGCCTGATCCTGATCCTCCCGTCCGACACGGCCGATGTCCGCATGCGGATGTTCAACGCCGACGGGTCCGAGGCCGAGATGTGCGGCAACGGCATCCGCTGCGTCGTAAAGTACGCCTACGACCACGGGCTGGCGCCCCAGCCGGTGGTCCGGGTCGAAACCCTCGCCGGAGTGCTCACCGCCGAGGCGGCCCTGCACGACGGCAAGGTTGACCGCGTGCGGGTCGACATGGGCGAGCCCCGCCTATCGCCCCCCCAGATCCCCACCACGCTCGGCGGCGAGCAAGTCATCAACACGACGATCGACGTTGACGGCCGGTCGGTTGAGGCCACCTGCGTGTCGATGGGCAACCCGCACTGCGTGGTGTTCGTCGACTCCGCGACCGACGACCTGGTGCTCGGCCTTGGGCCCAAGCTCGAGAAGCACGCGGTCTTCCCCGAGGGCGTGAACGTGGAGTTCGTCGAGGTGCTCTCCCCCACCGAGGTGCGGCAGCGCACCTGGGAACGGGGCTCCGGCGAGACCTGGGCCTGCGGCACCGGCGCGTCGGCCGTCTGCGTGGCGGGCGTGCTGACCGGGCGCACCGAGCGGCGGATCCTCAACCACCTGATCGGCGGCGACCTCGAGCTGGAGTGGTCAGCCGGCGATGGCCGCGTGCGGATGACCGGCCCCGCGGTCGAGGTCTTCAGCGGCGAGTGGCCCTCCTGA
- a CDS encoding S66 peptidase family protein, with product MYHPLPLRPAAALRAATLALVLAVPLTAPPAAYAEAPIKPAALRPGDTIMMIAPAGELNETRMTLAAKRLREMGFEVIVPDDLFRRRGYNAGTDEQRADELMRAFRDPDVDAIFPGTGGFGVTRMLHLVDWDVVRANPKIVIGFSDITALHLALAAKANLVTFHSPNPQWGLGSDSNLADFSAKYFWRCLLASENEEEQGFTYKLPKKNGPLVPLAPGVGEGTVTGGNLTLVAATLGTPYEIAADGKILFLEDVGEAPYRIDRMLSELRLAGKLDKLSGVVLGQFRGCEDDDDRGGLSLQQVFDDYFRGAAYPVVRNFAAGHVPLNATIPFGVPCRLDADSLTFEVLENPVSVR from the coding sequence ATGTACCACCCCCTGCCCCTCCGACCCGCCGCGGCCCTGCGAGCCGCCACGCTCGCCCTCGTGCTGGCCGTCCCGCTAACCGCCCCTCCGGCTGCATACGCCGAGGCGCCCATCAAGCCGGCCGCGCTGCGCCCCGGCGACACGATCATGATGATCGCCCCGGCGGGCGAGCTGAACGAGACCCGCATGACGCTGGCCGCCAAGCGGCTGCGCGAGATGGGCTTTGAGGTCATCGTCCCCGACGACCTCTTCCGCCGCCGCGGCTACAACGCCGGCACCGACGAGCAACGCGCCGACGAGCTCATGCGGGCGTTCCGCGACCCGGACGTCGACGCCATCTTCCCGGGCACCGGCGGGTTCGGCGTCACGCGCATGCTGCACCTGGTCGACTGGGACGTGGTGCGGGCGAACCCCAAGATCGTGATCGGCTTCAGCGACATCACCGCGCTGCACCTCGCGCTCGCCGCCAAGGCCAACCTGGTGACGTTCCACTCGCCCAACCCGCAGTGGGGGCTCGGTTCGGACAGCAACCTGGCGGACTTCTCCGCCAAGTATTTCTGGCGGTGCCTGCTCGCGTCGGAGAACGAGGAAGAGCAGGGTTTCACCTACAAGCTCCCCAAGAAGAACGGGCCGCTGGTGCCGCTGGCCCCAGGCGTGGGCGAGGGGACCGTGACCGGCGGCAACCTGACGCTTGTCGCCGCCACGCTCGGCACGCCCTACGAGATCGCCGCCGACGGCAAGATCCTGTTCCTGGAGGATGTCGGCGAGGCGCCGTACCGCATCGACCGCATGCTCAGCGAGCTCCGGCTGGCGGGCAAGCTCGACAAGCTGAGCGGCGTGGTGCTGGGCCAGTTCCGCGGCTGCGAGGACGACGACGACCGAGGCGGCCTGTCGCTGCAGCAGGTGTTCGACGACTACTTCCGCGGCGCGGCCTACCCGGTGGTGAGGAACTTCGCCGCCGGGCACGTGCCGCTCAACGCGACCATCCCGTTCGGCGTGCCCTGCCGGCTCGACGCCGACTCGCTGACGTTCGAGGTGCTGGAAAACCCGGTTTCCGTCCGATGA